A section of the Carya illinoinensis cultivar Pawnee chromosome 12, C.illinoinensisPawnee_v1, whole genome shotgun sequence genome encodes:
- the LOC122289697 gene encoding uncharacterized protein LOC122289697 isoform X2, with protein MAATNTAPPPVDSAATVAATASVSSEELTAKAVHKRYEGLVMVRTKAIKGKGAWYWAHLEPMLVHNSDTGLPKAVKLRCSLCDAVFSASNPSRTASEHLKRGTCPNFNSVTKSISSISPSSVSMASPAPSLQPNNRKRSSSSASAAGGGGSGCSYHVPPLAIVDPSRFELAFSQAMSATTVLTPTSGNLLPQQPHLMLSGGKEDLGALAMLEDSVKKLKSPKTSPGPTLSKTQIDCTLDFLADWVFESCGSVSFSSLEHPKFRAFLNQVGLPAVSRRDFTGARLDTKYEEAKAESEARIRDAMFFQIASDGWKSKNYGVPVEESLVNLTVNLPNGTSLYRKAAFVSGSVPSKYAEEVLWETITDICGNAVQQCVGIVADKFKAKALRNLETQYHWMVNLSCQFQAFNSLIKDFSRELPLFKTVTGNCFKLANFFNYRSQIRNSFQKYQLQEHGHAGLLRVPLRESESVNIGSVYTMVEDILNSARTLRLVLLDESYKMVAMEEPIAREVGEMIQDVGFWNELEAVHSLIKLIKDMAQDIEAERPLVGQCLPLWDDLRAKVRDWCSKFHIAEGPVEKVIERRFKKNYHPAWAAAFILNPLYLIKDTSGKYLPPFKRLNSEQEKDVDKLITRLVSREEAHIVLMELMKWRTEGLDPVYARAVQMRERDPVTGKMKIANPQSSRLVWETHLTEFKSLWKVAVRLIFLHATSCGFKCNWSFLRWVCAHGHSRAGMDRAQKLIFIAAHSKLERRDFSSDEDKDAAQFTLSNARWGREVTDKGLNFVFLPLDLMHRETSHLHPR; from the exons ATGGCTGCTACGAACACTGCACCACCGCCAGTGGACTCAGCCGCGACCGTCGCCGCCACCGCCTCAGTGTCAAGCGAAGAGCTGACTGCTAAGGCCGTTCACAAGAGGTACGAAGGGTTGGTGATGGTTCGTACCAAGGCCATTAAGGGGAAAGGGGCGTGGTACTGGGCGCACCTGGAGCCCATGCTGGTTCATAACAGCGATACGGGCCTGCCTAAAGCAGTCAAGCTTAGGTGCTCTCTCTGCGACGCAGTTTTCTCGGCTTCGAACCCGTCCCGCACCGCCTCGGAGCACCTCAAGCGCGGTACTTGCCCCAATTTCAACTCCGTCACCAAATCCATTTCCTCTATCTCACCCTCCTCTGTTTCAATGGCTTCGCCGGCTCCTTCTCTGCAACCCAACAATCGTAAGCGTAGCTCGTCTTCTGCTTCAGCTGCTGGTGGTGGTGGCTCGGGTTGTTCGTACCATGTACCACCGCTGGCAATAGTGGATCCGTCGCGGTTCGAGCTGGCGTTCTCGCAGGCGATGTCGGCGACGACAGTGTTGACGCCGACATCGGGGAATTTGCTGCCACAGCAGCCGCATTTGATGCTCTCTGGTGGGAAAGAGGATTTGGGAGCTCTTGCTATGTTGGAGGACAGTGTCAAGAAGCTCAAGAGTCCGAAAACGTCACCTGGACCGACACTCAGTAAGACCCAGATTGATTGCACGCTTGATTTCCTCGCTGATTGGGTCTTCGAGTCTTGCGGGTCGGTCTCTTTCTCGAGCTTGGAACACCCCAAGTTCCGAGCTTTCCTGAATCAAGTTGGGTTGCCGGCGGTGTCTCGGAGAGATTTCACCGGTGCTAGATTGGATACTAAATATGAGGAAGCCAAGGCTGAGTCCGAAGCGAGGATTAGAGACGCTATGTTCTTTCAAATTGCCTCCGATGGGTGGAAATCCAAGAATTATGGGGTTCCGGTGGAAGAGAGTTTGGTGAACTTGACTGTGAATCTTCCAAATGGAACTAGTTTGTATCGGAAAGCAGCGTTTGTTAGTGGTTCTGTGCCTTCTAAGTACGCAGAAGAGGTTTTGTGGGAGACAATCACGGACATTTGTGGGAATGCTGTGCAGCAGTGTGTGGGTATAGTTGCAGACAAATTTAAGGCCAAGGCATTGAGGAATTTGGAGACTCAGTATCATTGGATGGTTAATCTTTCTTGTCAGTTCCAGGCGTTCAATAGTTTGATTAAGGACTTCAGCAGGGAGCTTCCATTGTTCAAGACTGTCACTGGGAATTGTTTCAAGCTAGCCAATTTTTTCAATTACAGGTCTCAGATTCGGAATAGCTTCCAGAAATATCAGTTGCAGGAGCATGGACATGCCGGGTTGCTAAGAGTACCGTTGCGCGAGAGTGAGAGTGTAAACATTGGATCTGTATATACAATGGTGGAGGATATACTGAATTCTGCTCGAACACTAAGGCTGGTTTTGCTGGATGAATCGTACAAGATGGTAGCAATGGAGGAACCAATTGCGAGAGAAGTCGGGGAGATGATTCAGGATGTGGGGTTCTGGAATGAATTGGAGGCTGTGCACTCGTTGATTAAATTAATCAAGGACATGGCTCAAGATATTGAGGCGGAAAGGCCATTAGTGGGGCAATGCCTCCCACTTTGGGACGACCTTAGAGCAAAAGTGAGGGATTGGTGTTCCAAGTTCCACATCGCTGAAGGACCAGTAGAGAAGGTGATTGAAAGGCGGTTCAAGAAAAACTATCACCCAGCTTGGGCTGCTGCTTTTATACTTAATCCTCTTTATCTGATCAAGGACACTAGTGGAAAGTACCTTCCACCATTCAAACGCTTGAATTCTGAGCAGGAAAAGGATGTGGATAAGCTCATAACCCGGCTTGTTTCGAGAGAAGAAGCTCATATTGTGCTTATGGAACTTATGAAATGGAGAACGGAGGGGCTTGATCCAGTCTATGCACGAGCTGTACAGATGAGGGAGAGAGACCCCGTTACTGGAAAGATGAAAATTGCCAACCCCCAGAGCAGTAGGCTTGTGTGGGAAACGCACCTTACCGAATTTAAGTCGCTATGGAAAGTTGCAGTTAGGCTTATCTTTCTTCACGcaacttcttgtggtttcaaaTGCAATTGGTCTTTCTTGAGATGGGTGTGTGCCCATGGGCACTCAAGGGCGGGTATGGACAGAGCTCAGAAATTGATATTCATTGCAGCTCATTCAAAACTTGAGAGACGGGATTTTTCAAGTGACGAGGATAAGGATGCCGCGCAGTTCACCTTGTCAAACG CCAGGTGGGGAAGAGAAGTCACTGACAAGGGATTGAATTTTGTATTCCTACCGCTCGACCTCATGCATCGAGAAACATCCCATCTTCACCCTAGATAA
- the LOC122289697 gene encoding uncharacterized protein LOC122289697 isoform X6, protein MAATNTAPPPVDSAATVAATASVSSEELTAKAVHKRYEGLVMVRTKAIKGKGAWYWAHLEPMLVHNSDTGLPKAVKLRCSLCDAVFSASNPSRTASEHLKRGTCPNFNSVTKSISSISPSSVSMASPAPSLQPNNRKRSSSSASAAGGGGSGCSYHVPPLAIVDPSRFELAFSQAMSATTVLTPTSGNLLPQQPHLMLSGGKEDLGALAMLEDSVKKLKSPKTSPGPTLSKTQIDCTLDFLADWVFESCGSVSFSSLEHPKFRAFLNQVGLPAVSRRDFTGARLDTKYEEAKAESEARIRDAMFFQIASDGWKSKNYGVPVEESLVNLTVNLPNGTSLYRKAAFVSGSVPSKYAEEVLWETITDICGNAVQQCVGIVADKFKAKALRNLETQYHWMVNLSCQFQAFNSLIKDFSRELPLFKTVTGNCFKLANFFNYRSQIRNSFQKYQLQEHGHAGLLRVPLRESESVNIGSVYTMVEDILNSARTLRLVLLDESYKMVAMEEPIAREVGEMIQDVGFWNELEAVHSLIKLIKDMAQDIEAERPLVGQCLPLWDDLRAKVRDWCSKFHIAEGPVEKVIERRFKKNYHPAWAAAFILNPLYLIKDTSGKYLPPFKRLNSEQEKDVDKLITRLVSREEAHIVLMELMKWRTEGLDPVYARAVQMRERDPVTGKMKIANPQSSRLVWETHLTEFKSLWKVAVRLIFLHATSCGFKCNWSFLRWVCAHGHSRAGMDRAQKLIFIAAHSKLERRDFSSDEDKDAAQFTLSNDFGGSQVGKRSH, encoded by the exons ATGGCTGCTACGAACACTGCACCACCGCCAGTGGACTCAGCCGCGACCGTCGCCGCCACCGCCTCAGTGTCAAGCGAAGAGCTGACTGCTAAGGCCGTTCACAAGAGGTACGAAGGGTTGGTGATGGTTCGTACCAAGGCCATTAAGGGGAAAGGGGCGTGGTACTGGGCGCACCTGGAGCCCATGCTGGTTCATAACAGCGATACGGGCCTGCCTAAAGCAGTCAAGCTTAGGTGCTCTCTCTGCGACGCAGTTTTCTCGGCTTCGAACCCGTCCCGCACCGCCTCGGAGCACCTCAAGCGCGGTACTTGCCCCAATTTCAACTCCGTCACCAAATCCATTTCCTCTATCTCACCCTCCTCTGTTTCAATGGCTTCGCCGGCTCCTTCTCTGCAACCCAACAATCGTAAGCGTAGCTCGTCTTCTGCTTCAGCTGCTGGTGGTGGTGGCTCGGGTTGTTCGTACCATGTACCACCGCTGGCAATAGTGGATCCGTCGCGGTTCGAGCTGGCGTTCTCGCAGGCGATGTCGGCGACGACAGTGTTGACGCCGACATCGGGGAATTTGCTGCCACAGCAGCCGCATTTGATGCTCTCTGGTGGGAAAGAGGATTTGGGAGCTCTTGCTATGTTGGAGGACAGTGTCAAGAAGCTCAAGAGTCCGAAAACGTCACCTGGACCGACACTCAGTAAGACCCAGATTGATTGCACGCTTGATTTCCTCGCTGATTGGGTCTTCGAGTCTTGCGGGTCGGTCTCTTTCTCGAGCTTGGAACACCCCAAGTTCCGAGCTTTCCTGAATCAAGTTGGGTTGCCGGCGGTGTCTCGGAGAGATTTCACCGGTGCTAGATTGGATACTAAATATGAGGAAGCCAAGGCTGAGTCCGAAGCGAGGATTAGAGACGCTATGTTCTTTCAAATTGCCTCCGATGGGTGGAAATCCAAGAATTATGGGGTTCCGGTGGAAGAGAGTTTGGTGAACTTGACTGTGAATCTTCCAAATGGAACTAGTTTGTATCGGAAAGCAGCGTTTGTTAGTGGTTCTGTGCCTTCTAAGTACGCAGAAGAGGTTTTGTGGGAGACAATCACGGACATTTGTGGGAATGCTGTGCAGCAGTGTGTGGGTATAGTTGCAGACAAATTTAAGGCCAAGGCATTGAGGAATTTGGAGACTCAGTATCATTGGATGGTTAATCTTTCTTGTCAGTTCCAGGCGTTCAATAGTTTGATTAAGGACTTCAGCAGGGAGCTTCCATTGTTCAAGACTGTCACTGGGAATTGTTTCAAGCTAGCCAATTTTTTCAATTACAGGTCTCAGATTCGGAATAGCTTCCAGAAATATCAGTTGCAGGAGCATGGACATGCCGGGTTGCTAAGAGTACCGTTGCGCGAGAGTGAGAGTGTAAACATTGGATCTGTATATACAATGGTGGAGGATATACTGAATTCTGCTCGAACACTAAGGCTGGTTTTGCTGGATGAATCGTACAAGATGGTAGCAATGGAGGAACCAATTGCGAGAGAAGTCGGGGAGATGATTCAGGATGTGGGGTTCTGGAATGAATTGGAGGCTGTGCACTCGTTGATTAAATTAATCAAGGACATGGCTCAAGATATTGAGGCGGAAAGGCCATTAGTGGGGCAATGCCTCCCACTTTGGGACGACCTTAGAGCAAAAGTGAGGGATTGGTGTTCCAAGTTCCACATCGCTGAAGGACCAGTAGAGAAGGTGATTGAAAGGCGGTTCAAGAAAAACTATCACCCAGCTTGGGCTGCTGCTTTTATACTTAATCCTCTTTATCTGATCAAGGACACTAGTGGAAAGTACCTTCCACCATTCAAACGCTTGAATTCTGAGCAGGAAAAGGATGTGGATAAGCTCATAACCCGGCTTGTTTCGAGAGAAGAAGCTCATATTGTGCTTATGGAACTTATGAAATGGAGAACGGAGGGGCTTGATCCAGTCTATGCACGAGCTGTACAGATGAGGGAGAGAGACCCCGTTACTGGAAAGATGAAAATTGCCAACCCCCAGAGCAGTAGGCTTGTGTGGGAAACGCACCTTACCGAATTTAAGTCGCTATGGAAAGTTGCAGTTAGGCTTATCTTTCTTCACGcaacttcttgtggtttcaaaTGCAATTGGTCTTTCTTGAGATGGGTGTGTGCCCATGGGCACTCAAGGGCGGGTATGGACAGAGCTCAGAAATTGATATTCATTGCAGCTCATTCAAAACTTGAGAGACGGGATTTTTCAAGTGACGAGGATAAGGATGCCGCGCAGTTCACCTTGTCAAACG ATTTTGGGGGCAGCCAGGTGGGGAAGAGAAGTCACTGA
- the LOC122289697 gene encoding uncharacterized protein LOC122289697 isoform X4, translating to MAATNTAPPPVDSAATVAATASVSSEELTAKAVHKRYEGLVMVRTKAIKGKGAWYWAHLEPMLVHNSDTGLPKAVKLRCSLCDAVFSASNPSRTASEHLKRGTCPNFNSVTKSISSISPSSVSMASPAPSLQPNNRKRSSSSASAAGGGGSGCSYHVPPLAIVDPSRFELAFSQAMSATTVLTPTSGNLLPQQPHLMLSGGKEDLGALAMLEDSVKKLKSPKTSPGPTLSKTQIDCTLDFLADWVFESCGSVSFSSLEHPKFRAFLNQVGLPAVSRRDFTGARLDTKYEEAKAESEARIRDAMFFQIASDGWKSKNYGVPVEESLVNLTVNLPNGTSLYRKAAFVSGSVPSKYAEEVLWETITDICGNAVQQCVGIVADKFKAKALRNLETQYHWMVNLSCQFQAFNSLIKDFSRELPLFKTVTGNCFKLANFFNYRSQIRNSFQKYQLQEHGHAGLLRVPLRESESVNIGSVYTMVEDILNSARTLRLVLLDESYKMVAMEEPIAREVGEMIQDVGFWNELEAVHSLIKLIKDMAQDIEAERPLVGQCLPLWDDLRAKVRDWCSKFHIAEGPVEKVIERRFKKNYHPAWAAAFILNPLYLIKDTSGKYLPPFKRLNSEQEKDVDKLITRLVSREEAHIVLMELMKWRTEGLDPVYARAVQMRERDPVTGKMKIANPQSSRLVWETHLTEFKSLWKVAVRLIFLHATSCGFKCNWSFLRWVCAHGHSRAGMDRAQKLIFIAAHSKLERRDFSSDEDKDAAQFTLSNDSTDVWTAGSSLVAMHD from the exons ATGGCTGCTACGAACACTGCACCACCGCCAGTGGACTCAGCCGCGACCGTCGCCGCCACCGCCTCAGTGTCAAGCGAAGAGCTGACTGCTAAGGCCGTTCACAAGAGGTACGAAGGGTTGGTGATGGTTCGTACCAAGGCCATTAAGGGGAAAGGGGCGTGGTACTGGGCGCACCTGGAGCCCATGCTGGTTCATAACAGCGATACGGGCCTGCCTAAAGCAGTCAAGCTTAGGTGCTCTCTCTGCGACGCAGTTTTCTCGGCTTCGAACCCGTCCCGCACCGCCTCGGAGCACCTCAAGCGCGGTACTTGCCCCAATTTCAACTCCGTCACCAAATCCATTTCCTCTATCTCACCCTCCTCTGTTTCAATGGCTTCGCCGGCTCCTTCTCTGCAACCCAACAATCGTAAGCGTAGCTCGTCTTCTGCTTCAGCTGCTGGTGGTGGTGGCTCGGGTTGTTCGTACCATGTACCACCGCTGGCAATAGTGGATCCGTCGCGGTTCGAGCTGGCGTTCTCGCAGGCGATGTCGGCGACGACAGTGTTGACGCCGACATCGGGGAATTTGCTGCCACAGCAGCCGCATTTGATGCTCTCTGGTGGGAAAGAGGATTTGGGAGCTCTTGCTATGTTGGAGGACAGTGTCAAGAAGCTCAAGAGTCCGAAAACGTCACCTGGACCGACACTCAGTAAGACCCAGATTGATTGCACGCTTGATTTCCTCGCTGATTGGGTCTTCGAGTCTTGCGGGTCGGTCTCTTTCTCGAGCTTGGAACACCCCAAGTTCCGAGCTTTCCTGAATCAAGTTGGGTTGCCGGCGGTGTCTCGGAGAGATTTCACCGGTGCTAGATTGGATACTAAATATGAGGAAGCCAAGGCTGAGTCCGAAGCGAGGATTAGAGACGCTATGTTCTTTCAAATTGCCTCCGATGGGTGGAAATCCAAGAATTATGGGGTTCCGGTGGAAGAGAGTTTGGTGAACTTGACTGTGAATCTTCCAAATGGAACTAGTTTGTATCGGAAAGCAGCGTTTGTTAGTGGTTCTGTGCCTTCTAAGTACGCAGAAGAGGTTTTGTGGGAGACAATCACGGACATTTGTGGGAATGCTGTGCAGCAGTGTGTGGGTATAGTTGCAGACAAATTTAAGGCCAAGGCATTGAGGAATTTGGAGACTCAGTATCATTGGATGGTTAATCTTTCTTGTCAGTTCCAGGCGTTCAATAGTTTGATTAAGGACTTCAGCAGGGAGCTTCCATTGTTCAAGACTGTCACTGGGAATTGTTTCAAGCTAGCCAATTTTTTCAATTACAGGTCTCAGATTCGGAATAGCTTCCAGAAATATCAGTTGCAGGAGCATGGACATGCCGGGTTGCTAAGAGTACCGTTGCGCGAGAGTGAGAGTGTAAACATTGGATCTGTATATACAATGGTGGAGGATATACTGAATTCTGCTCGAACACTAAGGCTGGTTTTGCTGGATGAATCGTACAAGATGGTAGCAATGGAGGAACCAATTGCGAGAGAAGTCGGGGAGATGATTCAGGATGTGGGGTTCTGGAATGAATTGGAGGCTGTGCACTCGTTGATTAAATTAATCAAGGACATGGCTCAAGATATTGAGGCGGAAAGGCCATTAGTGGGGCAATGCCTCCCACTTTGGGACGACCTTAGAGCAAAAGTGAGGGATTGGTGTTCCAAGTTCCACATCGCTGAAGGACCAGTAGAGAAGGTGATTGAAAGGCGGTTCAAGAAAAACTATCACCCAGCTTGGGCTGCTGCTTTTATACTTAATCCTCTTTATCTGATCAAGGACACTAGTGGAAAGTACCTTCCACCATTCAAACGCTTGAATTCTGAGCAGGAAAAGGATGTGGATAAGCTCATAACCCGGCTTGTTTCGAGAGAAGAAGCTCATATTGTGCTTATGGAACTTATGAAATGGAGAACGGAGGGGCTTGATCCAGTCTATGCACGAGCTGTACAGATGAGGGAGAGAGACCCCGTTACTGGAAAGATGAAAATTGCCAACCCCCAGAGCAGTAGGCTTGTGTGGGAAACGCACCTTACCGAATTTAAGTCGCTATGGAAAGTTGCAGTTAGGCTTATCTTTCTTCACGcaacttcttgtggtttcaaaTGCAATTGGTCTTTCTTGAGATGGGTGTGTGCCCATGGGCACTCAAGGGCGGGTATGGACAGAGCTCAGAAATTGATATTCATTGCAGCTCATTCAAAACTTGAGAGACGGGATTTTTCAAGTGACGAGGATAAGGATGCCGCGCAGTTCACCTTGTCAAACG ATTCAACGGATGTGTGGACTGCTGGTAGTTCCTTGGTTGCCATGCATGATTAA